One Candidatus Nitrososphaera evergladensis SR1 genomic window carries:
- a CDS encoding DNA-directed DNA polymerase II small subunit, whose product MVLQSEIVNALSYATSKGYQIHPDAFAMLKGLETDVLKAVQEIIKQKKQTKMIVVDDVKNVVNPGRQEALAPVEQIAKVLVDPTPNVNTGEGVDGYALLFKSRFEKTMRILAQRPDSKRMTKISTVKQMGKGSTGPRPAGAAGERSLANAGTYVVSGLLMSRRTKKNGIELEVDDYTGRLQVTAASEDAKKQAANLALDQVVMLELENAKGVQGLAIKNVFSPDIPDHLPNKSRSEAYAVLISDLHVGSKYFMQQEFLRFLDWLASGDDDDVVRKIKFLCIGGDLIDGIGIFPNQDKELLMMNAAAQMAHTAKLLSKIPKHIKTFIIPGNHDPGRRALPQPIFPEATSGGLYNLENCTMLGNPAYIELNGVKVLMFHGQSLDDVIATTPGMSYQRPAEAMKVLLKARHLSPTYGGRTPVAPESEDMMVMTEVPDIFHAGHVHVTDVDSYRGTLVVNSGAWQAQTKFQQTMGITPSPGIAIVVNLATLQPFKQDFNLLL is encoded by the coding sequence TTGGTACTGCAAAGTGAGATTGTCAATGCGTTATCATATGCGACAAGCAAGGGCTATCAGATCCATCCCGACGCGTTTGCCATGCTGAAGGGGCTTGAGACGGACGTGCTCAAGGCAGTACAGGAAATAATCAAGCAGAAAAAGCAGACCAAGATGATAGTTGTGGACGACGTCAAAAACGTCGTAAACCCGGGAAGGCAGGAAGCGCTTGCGCCGGTGGAGCAGATTGCCAAGGTGCTTGTAGACCCTACGCCTAACGTCAACACTGGCGAGGGAGTCGATGGCTATGCATTGCTGTTCAAGAGCAGGTTTGAAAAGACGATGCGCATCCTGGCCCAGAGGCCGGACAGCAAGAGGATGACGAAAATCTCTACGGTCAAGCAGATGGGAAAGGGTAGTACGGGCCCAAGGCCGGCCGGGGCAGCAGGCGAGCGCAGCCTTGCAAACGCCGGCACGTACGTCGTGTCGGGCCTTTTGATGTCAAGGCGCACAAAGAAAAACGGCATCGAGCTAGAAGTAGACGATTACACGGGCAGGCTGCAGGTGACTGCCGCATCAGAGGACGCAAAAAAGCAGGCGGCAAACCTGGCCCTTGACCAGGTGGTGATGCTCGAGCTGGAAAACGCCAAGGGGGTGCAGGGGCTTGCCATAAAAAACGTGTTTTCACCGGACATACCGGACCACCTGCCTAACAAGAGCAGGTCCGAAGCGTATGCGGTGTTGATATCGGACCTTCATGTCGGAAGCAAGTATTTCATGCAGCAAGAGTTCCTGCGCTTCCTTGACTGGCTGGCGTCCGGAGACGATGACGACGTTGTCCGCAAGATAAAGTTCCTCTGCATCGGAGGCGACTTGATCGACGGCATCGGCATATTCCCAAATCAGGACAAGGAGCTTCTCATGATGAACGCCGCAGCCCAGATGGCGCACACTGCAAAACTGCTTTCAAAAATTCCAAAGCACATCAAGACCTTCATCATCCCGGGCAACCACGACCCCGGCCGAAGGGCGCTTCCGCAGCCGATATTTCCAGAGGCAACGTCGGGTGGCCTGTACAACCTTGAGAACTGCACGATGCTTGGCAACCCGGCATACATCGAGCTGAACGGCGTCAAGGTGCTGATGTTTCACGGCCAGAGCCTCGACGACGTGATTGCTACCACGCCGGGCATGAGCTACCAGCGGCCGGCAGAGGCGATGAAAGTCTTGTTAAAGGCGCGCCACCTGTCGCCCACGTACGGCGGGCGCACGCCTGTTGCGCCAGAGAGTGAGGACATGATGGTGATGACAGAAGTCCCCGACATTTTTCACGCAGGCCACGTGCACGTGACGGATGTTGACAGCTACCGCGGGACGCTTGTCGTGAATTCCGGCGCATGGCAGGCGCAGACAAAGTTCCAGCAGACGATGGGCATCACGCCTTCGCCCGGCATTGCAATCGTCGTCAACCTGGCAACGTTACAGCCGTTCAAGCAGGATTTCAATCTTTTATTATAA